TGCTTCTTCTGAGACGAATTGAACTGAGTAATTATCTAGCCTGGGTTGATCACAACCTCAAATCTGCTATGATGgcataaaagcaataaatgctAGATTTAATATGTGGAAACTACAAAGACATACATACTCTCTCTAAAAGGTATAAAAATCCATAAACTGTTAAATAAGAACTAGCAAGAAATGTGGAAATAGCCTTTATCTGCCCACTGCTCTTCCCATCAGCTGGGGCACTGTGTTTCTCCTTGGGGGAAGTGAGAATAAGGGTGTCATTATTCAGCAGAATGGTTAGGGTGAGAAGGATGGACACACTAATTCCTTTTCTTGCTCATTATGTAATCATTACTGCATCATCATGTAGACCATTAACATAGtttaaaatatagttaaaaaatatatatcagaCTGGGCTTATATCTAGATTGCTTTGAGCAAAAAAGacatacaatttctttttaaaagaaaagccatacAATATGCATGCCATTGCACATATTAGCCTGTTAATCCGCACTTTAACAGGCAGCAGCTCATTATACTCAATTTACATCTGGCAAGGAGACAATCTATTACAAGTCGTTAGTGCTGTGACCAAGAATTCAGGAGTGTCTAGCTCCCAGTGCAAATCTTACAACTTCATACCTGTAGTCATGAACATATAATTGGGTTTTTATGCTTCTGTTCTCTACCTGTACAACAGTGGCTTTTCTGTGGAGTCATTGTAGGGCATTCTTTCAACGCACTTCTGCTGGTAACACGGTAGTGGCCTGGCATCTGTAGAAATTTCTGAATCCCTAGCCAAAGTGAGCCTCTCACTCTTCATAGAAAACCTAGTCTTGTTCCTTACTTCATCCAAAGAGCGTACTAACTGAACCTTCAAAGAACCACAATCAAAATGGTTAGAATTCTTTCCAACCTACTGAACAGagaataataacaaaataattgaTAAAAATAGTGGGGGAAAGGtggcagaaaagtaaaataatgaaCACTACTTTGCACATGCATAACAATTTTCATCCAaggctgttttcaaaatgagaaaaaaaggatatCGCTTTCCTCAGAgaggaaaactgaagcaaacTGGATTGTGTGCCTTGCTTATGGTTACAAGGAAAGTCAACAGCAGAGTGAGAAATGCCTGAATCTGGCTTGCTGTGCCTCTTCATTTATCTTTTACTGCTGTGTTATAATGATTCTGTCTTCAGTTAATATATCCTGATACACAATGAAGACACAGGAACACCCATAGATGCATTAGAAAGCATATGCTGAAGATAACACAATTATTTTctactaaaacaaacaaaaactagaAAGGTTGAAACTGACCTCTGGTTTGAGGTCACCCCTTTAACAGCCAGCAAACAACTGACCAACATAATCAACCCATTTGGCTTTTACCCAATCCTTTTATTCACCTCAGCCTCAAAGATCTGTTTGTAGACTTCCCCACTGGGAACGAGGCGCACAGCTCCCACCGGCCGCATATGGCCCAGCACAGCCGACTTCCAGGCCTGTTTCCAGAAGAACTGCAATTTACAAGCTAGGGgccaaggggagaaaaaaaccatttcagTTTGACAATGCCCTCCCAAGGGTGAAACTACCTGCCTACCGCAGGGTTTCCACTACCTACTAATATTGCTGCAGGCAAAGCATTCGGaggatttaaaaatacctaCGTGATGACTTACCAGTGTTTGAGGGCACTGGACTGAAGGGGGAAGAGTCCTCCTGGTACTTCAGCGGCAGCGGCCCGCCGCGGGCCCCGCGGCTCGCCCGGTCCCCTCAGGGACCCGAACGCCGGCACCCGCTCGCCTCagccgcgctcccgccgccgccctcccgcccTAATGGTCGCGTCGCGCGCCGGCATAGCAACGGGAAAGGGGGCGTGGTGGGCAGCCCTCCCCGTTGCCACGGCAGCGTGGGGAGGCAAGGCCTAAATCCGTACCGCCCCCTCGGGACCCCGCCCCTCCCGGGACCCGGGGcgctgcccccctcccctccccgccccggcgggAGGCTGATCCCGGGGGATCGCTCGACAGCAACCACCGCATGCCGGCTTCCAGAGACACAGCCAGCACCGCACAGCGCATCAGAGGAAATAACAGCAACCGACATTTTCCCTTGAGGAAAACAATGCTAATTATTGTAACAAACCGATCAGACGGTGTTTCTTTGGGATGGGAAATTTAATTAACAAACATACAACAggctttttgtttattattaagTTGGGAAGCCATGGCAGTGCCTGCCCCACAGGCCGGTTTCCTCAGGCGCTGGACAGCGGTCGCACAGCCGGGTCAGGCCATCGGACAGTTCGCTCCGCAACCGTTGCTCACTGACCCCCGCAAGCAGAACCTCCATCCCCAGGCTGCGAGGACCAGCTGCCTCGCTCTCACTTGAAGCCAGCTTTTTTCAAGTCCTCTGGCAGAACCCGGCCTTTCTTCCGGGCCCTGGCTTTCTTCTTCTCTATCCTatccttcttcttcttctgaatGTTCTTGCGACGCTTTTCCTGCCGCTGTTGCATCTTTTCCACCACTTTTTCTGTCCGCTTCTCCCACTGCCTCTGGCGTTGCGCTTTACGCTTCTCCTTACGCTTCAGAGCTTCTTTCAGACGCTCCTCGTTGTCACGAATCTTCACGCCTTCCGCCTTATAGAGAACATTTGTCCATTTCATCTTGTTCTCTAGCTCCTGAGCTTTCTTCTGGTCCTTATCCTTGAGTTCCTCCAGCTTATTCTTCCTGGTCTCAAGcctgctcagcagctgcttGTAGTTTTTGCCCGTCAGAGGAGTGATATTGCCTTTCActgccttcctcttctctttcttcttctggatCTTGCTCAACTCATTCCCTTCGTGGACTTCGACCCTGTTGAAGACAATCTCAGCTGTGCTCtcctcctttttgctttctggctCTACTGGTACCTcctcagtttctttcttctccatttttgcCTTCATCTTCAACTCCTTTCTTCGGcgcttctttctctctctctcatactTCCTTCgctgcctcttctccaggaCTGCAGGGGGTAATTCTTTCCCATCATCCTAAGAAGAAGGATGGACATGAATCAGGAGCCTCAAAGGgataaagcagaattaaaagTGGGACGTCCTCAAGTTCCTGATTTCAAACTTCTAAGAAACGCACTACTTGTGACAAGAAGCTGTGGGCTCAGCTTTTAGAGATACTAAACACAGTAAAGGCATTTCAAACCCTTTACTCTCACCACCCCGCAGCTATGTTCCCTTTCAGGCTCCTAGTGCTTTCCTAGTGTTTTTCCTCAAACCCTGAGCTTTGTAAGATCGTAGTCTTGTCCCCACATCCCCTGGGAGGCTAGGGAGAATTTATATTGCACAAACACGCATATGGATACATATTATCATACTTGTCCAGAagcttttttaatcttctcatGTAGTCTCTGACGCAAGAGATtcattgcagaaaaagaaggggaacCCAGTTCACTTTTGCTCCCtgaaaatgagaggaagaaaataaaaatacttaaaagacaGCACTAGCTAAACAGAAGAACTTTTCATGGCTACAGGAAAAGCTCCAAGAACTCTTTAGATGCTGTGAATAGAATGGAAAGTCTAGAGTTTCTATTTTCCTTGGTTTCTTTAGAATTCCTCCTTTTCTATCCATATTATCATTCAACACTGCCAGCCAGAGTGGCCTGACATGCCCTGTGGCTGCCTAACAAGCCAGAAGACAAGTACCAACCTAGTGGAAACAAAGACGCCAAGGACATCTTTTCTTTGTGATCAGGCTTTCCAGATTCATAATGGAAAGCTGGCCTGGCATGACAGAGATTGCTTCCACACAATAATTCCCAGAAGTTACCGAAACCCATAAAAAGTCTGTAATTCAGTTTAAACACTATTTCCAGAGAGCCACCCAGTGGTGACGTTACACATTTATGTACATATGCAAAAGCTTTTAGGGCACATGGAATAAGCAAAGATGTTTTCAGTTCAACTGAACTTCTCAAAGGCTTTCCAAACTATACATGCGTGAAGCAACCAAAAAGCAGCCACCTCAGCTCAGGTAACTTTAAGACGATGGCAACACTGGTATTCTTACCTGTAACCAAACTctcatttctgctctgtgtaACACCCTGTGGAGATGATT
Above is a window of Gymnogyps californianus isolate 813 chromosome 18, ASM1813914v2, whole genome shotgun sequence DNA encoding:
- the SURF6 gene encoding surfeit locus protein 6; protein product: MTSLAARDSYLQGLARKVCVQRAPESRKSKFVSKPGQPEDAGRQLKKKKRKKPRKQAEKTNAPSVKQVVSNTNKPTPGQKAAPQASKSSPQGVTQSRNESLVTGSKSELGSPSFSAMNLLRQRLHEKIKKASGQDDGKELPPAVLEKRQRRKYERERKKRRRKELKMKAKMEKKETEEVPVEPESKKEESTAEIVFNRVEVHEGNELSKIQKKKEKRKAVKGNITPLTGKNYKQLLSRLETRKNKLEELKDKDQKKAQELENKMKWTNVLYKAEGVKIRDNEERLKEALKRKEKRKAQRQRQWEKRTEKVVEKMQQRQEKRRKNIQKKKKDRIEKKKARARKKGRVLPEDLKKAGFK